From a single Opitutaceae bacterium genomic region:
- a CDS encoding ABC transporter substrate-binding protein has protein sequence MLTPLRLQSLFAHFAALLATLGALTVTGCRHERSDDGRVRIVYWEKWTGAEAVAMQEVVDRFNVSQDRIFVEYLAVSQIDRKTIVATAGGDPPDVAGIWLAQVATFADNSALTPMGRFIEADGMTVEGFLSRYEPIYADMCLNAGHVYALPSTPATLALHWNKTLFREAGLDPERPPRTLAELDDYARRLTKRDPQTGDITQLGFLPQEPGWWPWAFFPWFGGSLFDENGEVSLGTDPVNLQAMEWVRGYTVEYGLDDIRRFTSGFGSFASPQFGFFSRRVAMVFQGVWFDNYMSQFAPGLDYGVAPWPEAGGGAPGAPFAVADADMLVIPRGTRHPREAWEFVKYVNSENPAAESKDELGGMELLCLLQAKNSPLRLWSPYFLRAHPHPYIEVFRELAQSPRVTHIPLVGVWQEYFREIQTVFDRIRLLDVEPAAGLAYAHARIARSWDRHRTSLERQRRAAARAGAVDDPTQPDMLESTSTGEHP, from the coding sequence GTGTTAACCCCTCTCCGCCTTCAGTCCCTCTTCGCTCACTTCGCGGCCCTTCTCGCCACACTGGGGGCCTTGACCGTTACCGGATGCCGGCACGAACGGTCGGATGACGGCCGTGTGCGCATCGTCTATTGGGAAAAATGGACAGGGGCCGAAGCGGTTGCCATGCAGGAAGTGGTCGATCGTTTCAACGTATCCCAGGACCGCATTTTCGTCGAATACCTCGCCGTATCCCAAATCGACCGGAAGACGATCGTGGCCACGGCCGGCGGCGATCCGCCGGATGTGGCCGGAATCTGGCTTGCCCAGGTCGCCACCTTTGCCGACAACAGCGCACTCACTCCGATGGGCCGGTTCATCGAAGCCGACGGCATGACCGTGGAGGGATTTCTCTCACGTTACGAACCGATCTACGCCGACATGTGCCTTAATGCCGGGCACGTTTACGCCCTGCCTTCGACGCCGGCAACCCTGGCGCTCCACTGGAACAAGACCCTCTTTCGTGAAGCCGGTCTCGATCCCGAACGCCCACCCCGCACCCTGGCCGAACTCGACGACTACGCCCGCCGCCTGACCAAGCGTGACCCACAAACCGGCGACATCACCCAACTCGGCTTCCTTCCCCAGGAACCCGGATGGTGGCCCTGGGCCTTCTTTCCCTGGTTCGGCGGCAGCCTCTTCGATGAAAACGGGGAGGTTTCTCTCGGCACCGATCCGGTAAACCTGCAGGCGATGGAGTGGGTTCGCGGCTATACCGTCGAGTATGGGCTCGACGACATCCGGCGCTTTACCAGCGGATTCGGGTCCTTTGCCTCTCCCCAATTCGGATTCTTCTCGCGGCGGGTCGCCATGGTCTTCCAGGGGGTCTGGTTCGACAACTACATGAGCCAGTTTGCTCCCGGCCTCGATTACGGTGTCGCGCCCTGGCCGGAGGCCGGAGGCGGCGCCCCCGGCGCCCCCTTCGCGGTGGCGGACGCCGACATGCTCGTCATTCCCCGTGGAACCCGCCACCCGCGTGAGGCCTGGGAATTCGTCAAGTATGTCAATTCGGAGAACCCCGCGGCGGAGAGCAAGGATGAGTTGGGCGGGATGGAACTGCTCTGCCTGCTCCAGGCCAAAAATTCTCCGCTGCGGCTGTGGAGCCCCTATTTTCTGCGGGCCCACCCGCATCCCTACATCGAAGTCTTCCGCGAACTGGCCCAGAGTCCGCGGGTGACCCACATTCCTTTGGTCGGCGTCTGGCAGGAATACTTCCGGGAAATCCAAACCGTCTTTGATCGTATCCGGCTTCTGGATGTAGAACCGGCCGCCGGCCTGGCTTACGCCCACGCCCGCATCGCCCGGAGCTGGGATCGGCACCGGACGTCGCTCGAACGCCAACGGCGGGCGGCGGCACGAGCAGGCGCAGTCGACGACCCAACGCAACCTGACATGCTCGAATCCACATCTACAGGAGAACATCCATGA
- a CDS encoding sugar ABC transporter permease — MTRGEWRSLRVGLGFTSLWIIGLGVFTLYPVAASLFYSFCDYSILQRPVWAGLDNFRTMAGDDVFWISLKNTLIFAGFSVPLGLVVSLSLALLLNHEVRGRAVFRTVFYLPSIVPIVASSMLWMWIFNGQYGVLNWILGPLFGLWGGNPPAWLGDPNWSKPALILMSLWGVGNSTIIYLAGLQDVPREFYESASIDGANNWQRFWHITLPMISPVIYFNVVMGIIGSLQVFTQVFVMTGGTDGGPARSTLFYALYLFSTAFYDLRMGYASSMAWILFLLIAGLTLIATRIANRRVHYST, encoded by the coding sequence ATGACCCGGGGTGAATGGCGCAGTCTGCGGGTGGGCCTCGGATTCACCAGCCTCTGGATCATCGGACTTGGGGTTTTCACGCTCTACCCGGTTGCCGCATCGCTCTTTTACAGCTTCTGCGACTACTCCATCCTGCAGCGCCCGGTCTGGGCCGGCCTCGACAACTTCCGCACCATGGCGGGAGACGATGTCTTCTGGATCTCGCTGAAAAACACCCTCATCTTCGCCGGCTTCTCCGTGCCCCTCGGTCTCGTCGTCTCGCTTTCCCTCGCCCTGCTCCTCAATCATGAAGTCCGGGGTCGGGCCGTCTTCCGCACCGTTTTCTACCTTCCCTCGATCGTCCCCATCGTTGCCTCCTCCATGCTCTGGATGTGGATTTTCAACGGCCAGTACGGCGTGCTCAACTGGATCCTCGGTCCGCTCTTCGGCCTCTGGGGCGGCAATCCACCGGCCTGGCTGGGAGACCCGAACTGGTCCAAGCCCGCCCTCATCCTGATGAGTCTTTGGGGAGTGGGCAACTCGACGATCATCTACCTTGCCGGCCTCCAGGACGTCCCCAGGGAGTTCTACGAATCCGCATCGATCGACGGAGCCAACAACTGGCAGCGCTTCTGGCACATCACCCTGCCGATGATCTCGCCCGTCATCTACTTCAATGTCGTCATGGGCATCATCGGGTCCCTCCAGGTCTTCACCCAGGTCTTCGTCATGACCGGCGGCACCGACGGCGGACCCGCCCGCTCGACCCTCTTCTATGCCCTTTACCTCTTCTCCACCGCCTTCTACGACCTGCGGATGGGCTATGCCTCCTCCATGGCATGGATCCTCTTCCTGCTCATTGCGGGCCTGACCCTGATCGCCACCCGGATCGCCAACCGCCGGGTTCACTATTCAACCTGA
- a CDS encoding carbohydrate ABC transporter permease → MLKLTPTGRFAVYAGLGLGTILFAFPLVWMILTSLKPIEQTMVFPPKWLPMAYTVVWDNQPVEVTLDERIEVPSVLVEQTAGQRAGQRTLVTVQRYDPNDPNFQLIRKAEPGWWLVSERSDSITLKAELRRDVVPEEAIRSQFKFRWNNYPKALATMGGRQLAEVEGTLKSGAAEAKPVGFGTFLLNTVIVCVFGVLGSVLSNALIAYGFARVRWRGRDVFFGLTLATMMIPFPVLMVPLYGVFKSLGWIGTLYPLWVPSFFGSAFNIFLMRQFFRTIPEELSEAARIDGCSEWRIFWRIILPLSRPVLAVVALFHFLYAWNDFLGPLLYLTRKETFTLALALQNYQTQHGGVQWNHLMAASALTVIPIIILFFFAQKTFIQGIATTGTKG, encoded by the coding sequence ATGCTGAAACTCACACCCACCGGTCGCTTCGCCGTCTATGCCGGACTCGGCCTCGGCACGATTCTCTTCGCCTTCCCGCTGGTCTGGATGATTCTGACCTCCCTCAAGCCGATCGAGCAGACCATGGTATTTCCGCCCAAGTGGCTGCCCATGGCCTATACCGTGGTCTGGGACAACCAGCCGGTCGAAGTAACCCTCGATGAACGCATCGAAGTACCCAGCGTCCTGGTCGAGCAGACCGCCGGACAGAGAGCCGGGCAACGCACCCTCGTCACCGTCCAGCGATACGACCCCAATGACCCGAACTTCCAGTTGATCCGAAAGGCGGAACCGGGCTGGTGGCTGGTGAGCGAACGCAGCGATTCCATCACCCTGAAGGCCGAGCTCCGGCGCGATGTTGTTCCTGAGGAAGCCATCCGTTCCCAGTTCAAATTCCGCTGGAACAATTACCCCAAAGCACTCGCTACCATGGGCGGGCGCCAATTGGCCGAAGTCGAGGGAACCCTCAAATCCGGAGCAGCCGAAGCCAAACCGGTTGGCTTCGGGACCTTCCTGCTCAACACCGTCATTGTCTGCGTCTTCGGGGTCCTTGGCTCCGTTCTGTCCAACGCCCTGATCGCCTATGGCTTCGCCCGGGTGCGCTGGCGAGGGCGTGATGTCTTCTTCGGATTGACCCTCGCCACCATGATGATCCCATTCCCGGTCCTGATGGTCCCTCTTTACGGGGTCTTCAAATCACTGGGGTGGATCGGCACCCTCTACCCCCTGTGGGTGCCCTCGTTTTTCGGAAGCGCCTTCAATATCTTCCTCATGCGTCAGTTCTTCCGGACCATTCCCGAGGAATTGAGCGAGGCCGCCCGGATCGACGGGTGCAGTGAGTGGCGGATCTTCTGGCGGATCATCCTGCCCCTGAGCCGTCCGGTCCTCGCAGTGGTTGCCCTTTTCCACTTCCTCTACGCCTGGAACGATTTCCTCGGTCCCCTGCTCTACCTGACCCGCAAGGAGACCTTCACCCTGGCCCTCGCCCTGCAGAACTACCAGACCCAGCACGGCGGCGTCCAGTGGAACCACCTCATGGCGGCGAGTGCCCTGACCGTCATTCCGATCATCATCCTTTTCTTCTTCGCCCAAAAAACCTTCATCCAGGGCATCGCCACCACCGGGACGAAAGGCTAG
- the feoB gene encoding ferrous iron transport protein B codes for MSEPVASSRVPPRVTDRREGPVYAFVGNPNCGKTTLFNALTGMRQKVGNYPGVTVEKKVGQFYSQHGRPIRVIDLPGAYSLVARSPDEAILRDVLLGRRADTERPDRVVCVVDASNLERSLYLVSQVIDLGLPTLVVLNMIDEVERKGLTIDQQALEEALGVPVVACQANSGKGLLGLKVAMSRVQLDPSRSPWMVPAKLKPAIDEIVSVLEGAPGEERRTARAEAILMLSEQAHVRVAGSKHVGDRALEVTHRWETEWEKENFDWRGEIVTNRYEAIARICGRVLRNQGDLGPSVSDRIDAVVVHPFWGWITLATIMTVLFLSIFTLAEYPMNLIDDLVARLGQAVTGWMPPGDLRSLIVDGAIAGVGGVIIFLPQILILFFFSGLLESSGYMARAAFIMDKVMSKVGLNGKSFIPLLSSFACAIPGVMATRTIEDPKDRLVTILVAPLMSCSARMPVYLLMIAALIPSDRVPVWSKVGIMFFMYALGTGAAFGFAWLFKRFLMRGEPSLMIIELPPYRRPSLRNVALQMLDRSYLFLRKAGTIILGLSIVLWFLSSYPKAPETANSAEAVAHSFSGRIGHAIEPLIEPLGFDWRIGIGLVASFAAREVFVSSLAVVFSVDQENDEAILPLREALLDANWPDGAPLFTPLVCFTLMVFYVFAMQCMSTVAIVKRETNSWRWPLFQIGYMTGTAYVLSLIIYQVGYSLGLGT; via the coding sequence ATGAGTGAACCGGTCGCATCAAGTCGGGTGCCCCCACGGGTGACGGATCGGCGTGAGGGACCGGTTTACGCCTTTGTCGGCAACCCGAACTGCGGGAAAACCACCCTCTTCAACGCCCTGACCGGTATGCGCCAGAAGGTTGGCAATTATCCCGGCGTCACGGTGGAGAAGAAGGTCGGCCAGTTTTATTCCCAGCATGGTCGTCCCATAAGGGTCATCGACCTGCCGGGAGCCTACAGCCTGGTCGCGCGATCTCCGGACGAGGCCATCCTTCGCGATGTCCTCCTCGGGCGACGGGCAGACACGGAGAGACCGGACCGGGTGGTCTGCGTGGTCGACGCCAGCAACTTGGAGCGCAGTCTCTACCTGGTATCTCAGGTGATCGATCTCGGGCTGCCGACCCTTGTCGTGCTCAACATGATCGATGAAGTCGAACGCAAGGGGCTGACCATTGATCAGCAGGCCCTTGAGGAAGCGCTGGGCGTTCCCGTAGTGGCTTGTCAGGCCAACTCCGGAAAAGGACTGCTCGGGCTCAAGGTGGCCATGAGCCGGGTTCAGCTGGATCCCTCCCGTTCGCCCTGGATGGTTCCGGCCAAGCTCAAGCCCGCGATCGACGAGATCGTGTCGGTGCTGGAAGGCGCTCCGGGTGAGGAACGACGGACCGCGAGGGCGGAGGCCATCCTGATGCTTTCCGAGCAGGCCCACGTGAGAGTGGCCGGATCGAAGCATGTCGGTGACCGTGCCCTGGAAGTGACCCACCGCTGGGAGACCGAGTGGGAAAAAGAGAATTTCGACTGGCGAGGGGAGATTGTCACAAACCGTTACGAGGCGATCGCCCGGATCTGCGGCCGGGTGCTTCGCAATCAGGGAGATCTGGGGCCGTCGGTCTCGGACCGGATTGATGCGGTGGTGGTTCATCCGTTCTGGGGATGGATCACTCTGGCCACGATCATGACGGTTCTCTTTCTTTCCATCTTCACCCTCGCGGAATACCCGATGAACCTGATCGATGACCTGGTCGCCCGGCTCGGCCAGGCGGTCACGGGATGGATGCCGCCGGGCGACCTGCGGTCGCTCATTGTGGACGGGGCCATCGCCGGAGTGGGCGGAGTCATCATCTTTCTGCCGCAGATTCTCATCCTCTTCTTCTTCAGCGGGCTCCTCGAGTCATCGGGCTATATGGCCCGGGCGGCCTTCATCATGGACAAAGTGATGAGTAAGGTGGGGCTGAACGGGAAGTCCTTCATTCCTCTGCTCAGTTCGTTTGCCTGCGCGATCCCCGGCGTCATGGCGACCCGGACGATTGAAGACCCGAAGGACCGTCTGGTCACCATTCTGGTGGCTCCGCTGATGAGTTGCTCGGCCCGGATGCCCGTTTATCTGTTAATGATCGCTGCCCTGATTCCTTCGGACCGGGTGCCGGTCTGGTCCAAGGTCGGGATCATGTTTTTCATGTATGCCCTGGGAACGGGAGCGGCATTTGGTTTTGCCTGGCTCTTCAAGCGGTTCCTCATGAGGGGGGAGCCGTCCTTGATGATCATCGAGCTGCCGCCCTACCGCCGTCCTTCGCTGCGCAACGTGGCATTGCAGATGCTTGATCGATCCTACCTCTTTCTGCGGAAGGCGGGCACGATCATCCTCGGTCTTTCCATTGTCCTCTGGTTCCTCTCGTCTTATCCCAAGGCACCGGAGACGGCGAACTCGGCGGAGGCGGTCGCCCACAGTTTTTCCGGACGGATCGGCCATGCCATCGAGCCGCTGATCGAGCCGTTGGGCTTTGACTGGCGGATCGGGATAGGGCTGGTGGCTTCGTTTGCCGCCCGGGAGGTTTTCGTCAGTTCTCTGGCGGTGGTCTTCAGCGTGGACCAGGAGAACGATGAAGCGATCCTGCCGCTCCGGGAAGCGTTGCTCGACGCGAACTGGCCGGACGGGGCACCGCTTTTCACGCCGCTGGTTTGCTTCACTCTGATGGTCTTTTACGTTTTTGCCATGCAGTGCATGAGCACCGTGGCGATCGTCAAACGGGAAACGAACAGCTGGCGATGGCCGCTCTTCCAGATCGGCTATATGACCGGAACGGCCTATGTGCTGTCCCTGATCATTTACCAGGTCGGATACAGCCTGGGTTTGGGGACATGA
- a CDS encoding FeoA family protein, translating into MGALNCSLAELPVGSSGRVRSFNPGSRGALRLREMGILPGTLLRVVRLAPLGDPIEIDVRGFHLSLRKLEAAEILVEPVIE; encoded by the coding sequence ATGGGTGCATTGAACTGCAGTCTGGCTGAACTGCCGGTGGGCTCATCGGGAAGGGTCCGGTCGTTCAACCCGGGTTCGAGAGGAGCGTTGCGGCTTCGGGAAATGGGAATCCTGCCCGGTACTCTTCTGCGGGTGGTTCGCCTGGCGCCGTTGGGGGATCCCATCGAGATCGATGTGCGCGGCTTTCATCTTTCCCTCCGGAAATTGGAGGCGGCTGAAATCCTTGTTGAGCCGGTCATTGAATGA
- a CDS encoding FeoA family protein, which produces MPKTNAPVSLQDIPEGEDVRVVSLSGSKEVHTRLRELGFCEQAVIRRVSGGSRIVCQVCGTKVALNGAVAGRIQVERLSCDL; this is translated from the coding sequence ATGCCAAAGACAAACGCACCGGTTTCGCTTCAGGACATACCCGAAGGGGAGGATGTCCGGGTGGTTTCGTTGAGTGGGTCAAAGGAGGTGCACACCCGCCTCCGTGAGTTGGGTTTCTGTGAACAGGCCGTCATCCGGAGGGTTTCGGGCGGTTCACGGATTGTCTGCCAGGTGTGCGGGACCAAGGTGGCGCTTAACGGTGCGGTGGCCGGCAGGATCCAGGTGGAGCGGCTTTCCTGCGATCTCTGA
- a CDS encoding methyltransferase domain-containing protein, with amino-acid sequence MPSNPSFCRLARHYELLESLAFGPCLHRARTAWIDRLAGAGSILLLGDGNGRFLSDLVRANRGARIVSIDSSPAMLDRARQRIRQSDVRAFDRIEWRCADLLDIPLPAGSFDAVVAHFFLDCFTEIEVTRILAKVNASLTSRGRWFWSDFVIPEAGPGRIIAPTVVRLLYLFFRGQTGLHARELPPLDRLRGTAGLRVTHTRSLLCGILRSSIWDRTD; translated from the coding sequence ATGCCCTCCAATCCGTCGTTCTGTCGCCTCGCCCGGCACTACGAACTGCTCGAGTCACTCGCTTTCGGCCCCTGTCTGCACCGCGCGCGCACAGCCTGGATCGACCGTTTGGCCGGCGCCGGATCCATCCTCCTCCTCGGTGACGGCAACGGGCGTTTCCTCAGCGACCTGGTGCGAGCAAACCGCGGCGCCCGCATCGTATCGATCGACTCGAGCCCGGCCATGCTTGATCGAGCCCGCCAACGTATCCGCCAGTCAGATGTCCGTGCCTTCGATCGGATCGAATGGCGTTGCGCCGATCTTCTCGACATCCCTCTCCCGGCAGGGAGCTTCGACGCCGTCGTCGCGCACTTTTTCCTAGACTGCTTCACCGAAATCGAAGTCACCCGAATCCTTGCCAAGGTCAACGCCTCGCTCACCTCCCGCGGGCGCTGGTTCTGGTCGGATTTCGTAATCCCCGAAGCAGGCCCCGGACGGATCATCGCCCCGACGGTTGTTCGACTGCTCTACCTGTTCTTCCGCGGGCAGACCGGCCTCCATGCCCGCGAACTCCCGCCACTCGACCGTCTGCGCGGAACGGCCGGGCTGCGCGTCACCCACACCAGGAGTCTCCTCTGCGGAATTCTCAGATCATCCATCTGGGACCGAACGGACTGA